In the genome of Fructilactobacillus hinvesii, the window GAACGTGGAGTTTGGCAGCTTCAAAGGCTTTGTAGAGCGCCTTTGGAAAGGTTCGGTCAGAGCCCATTACCTCTCCGGTTGACTTCATTTCGGGTCCAAGCAACGTATCTACGTCGTTAAGCTTCGAAAAGGAGAAGACCGGGGCCTTAACGTGCACCAGCTGTCCTTCAGGAGCCAATCCAGACTGATACCCTTGGCTTGCTAAACTCTCGCCGAGAATAGCTCTGGTGGCCACCTGGGCCATCGGAATTCCCGTTACCTTGCTCAAGAACGGAACCGTCCGACTGGCCCGGGGGTTCACTTCAATTACATAGGCCTGGTCGTTGTGAACCACAAACTGGATGTTCATGAGTCCAACACAGTTTAACTCCAGCGCTAACTGTTCTGTGTACTGAACAATTTGATTTTTAACATGCGCCGATAGGGTTTGCGACGGATAAACGGCCATTGAATCCCCAGAGTGAACCCCAGCCCGTTCAATGTGTTCCATGATGCCTGGAATTAGTACCGTTTCCCCATCACTGATGGCATCCACTTCACATTCTTTTCCAGTTAAGTATTGGTCAATTAATACGGGATGGTCATGTGACACTCGAACCGCATTCTTCATGTAATTTTCGAGGTCTTCACGGCGACGAACAATTTCCATGGCTCGTCCACCCAGCACGTAGCTCGGCCGCACTAACACGGGATACCCGATTTGATCAGCAATTTGGAGGGCTGCTTCTGGATCAGTAGCAGTGCCCCCCACGGGTTGTGGAATCCCAAGCTTTTTAATGACTTGATCAAATTCATCCCGATCTTCGGCTCGGTTAACATCGGAGACACTCGTTCCCAAGACCTTAACCCCGTGTTCTGCCAGCGGTTCTGCGAGATTAATGGCCGTTTGGCCTCCGAATTGAACCACCACTCCAAGGGGTTGTTCCAAGTCAATCACGTTTAGCACTTCTTCCACCGTCAGCGGTTCAAAGTACAACTTGTCAGAAATGGAAGCATCCGTCGAAACGGTCTCCGGATTGTTATTCATAATAATGGCTTCATAGCCCGCCTTCTTGATGGCTTCAACGGAATGCACCGTGGCATAGTCAAATTCAACCCCCTGACCAATCCGAATGGGACCAGAACCAAGCACGAGTACGGATGGCTTAGCACTAACCTGGCTTTCATTTTCCCATTCATAGGTACTGTAAAAGTACGGGGTTTGCGATTCAAACTCACCGGCACAGGTATCGACCATCTTGTAAACCGGAACCAAGCCGTTTTCTAAGCGTTGAGCACGAATCGAATCCGCATCACTCTTCCACAGCTTAGCAATCGTTTCGTCGGAAAAACCGTAACGTTTAGCCATCTTTAACGTCGCCACGTCGCCAGAATGTGCAGCCAGTTCCTGACTAATTTCAAAGATGTGCAGTAATTTATCTAGGAAGAAGATGTGAATCTTCGTTAAGTCAGCCAGTTGCTCAATCGTGTAACCCCGGCGGAATGCTTCGTAAAGGTAGAAAAGGCGATCGTCATGGGCGTTCACTAACCCTTCCTCTAATTCTACCTGGCTTAACTGTTCTAACTCTGGATTAGCTAAATCCTTTTGATCAATGTCTAAGGAGCGCACGGCCTTCAAAATCGAACCCTCCACCGTCCGGTCAATTGCCATCACTTCTCCAGTGGCTTTCATCTGGGTCCCAAGGTGGCGATCAGCCTGGGTGAACTTATCAAACGGCCAACGAGGAATCTTGCAAACCACGTAGTCTAAGGCTGGTTCAAACTCGGCATAGGTGGTCCCCGTAACTGGGTTCATGATTTCGTCGAGATTCAATCCAACCGCAATCTTAGCGGCGATTCGGGCGATTGGGTAACCAGTTGCTTTGGAGGCCAAGGCACTGGACCGGCTCACCCGGGGATTCACTTCAATCACGTAGTAGTGCATGCTATTGGGATCCAAAGCCAACTGAACGTTACAACCCCCTTCAATTTTTAGGGCGCGAATGATTCGTAAAGCGGCATCCCGTAGCATTTGCACTTCATCATCAGACAGAGTTTGGGTCGGGGCAAAAACAATTGAGTCTCCCGTATGAATCCCCACGGGGTCAAAGTTTTCCATGTTGCAGACCACCATCGCATTATCGGCATGGTCCCGCATCACTTCAAATTCAATTTCCTTGTAACCGGCGATGCTTTGTTCAATCAAAACCTGGGTAACCGGGGAGAGATCTAGTCCGTTAGCAGCAATTTCTTGAAGTTGCTCCTCATTGTGGGCAATTCCACCCCCAGTTCCCCCCATCGTAAAGGCGGGACGAACAATTACCGGATAACCGTGTTGGTCAGCAAAGGCTAAGGCTTGTTCCGTGGTCGTGGCAATTGTTGATTCTGGAACGGGTTCTCCTAATTGCTGCATTAAATCACGAAATTGTTCCCGGTCTTCGGCTTCGTTAATCGCCGCTAAATCCGTTCCCAACAGTTGAACTTGGAGTTCATCCAGAATGCCAGCATCAGAGAGTTCCTTGGCCATGTTTAACCCTTGTTGCCCCCCTAAGGTTGGTAAAATGGCGTCAGGTCGTTCCTTCCGCAGCACCCGAGCCACAAATTCGAGGGTTAATGGTTCAATGTAAACTTCATCAGCAACTTCCCGGTCAGTCATGATGGTTGCCGGGTTGGAGTTCACCAGCACCACTTCATAGCCAAGTTCTTTTAAAGCTAAACAAGCCTGCGTCCCGGAGTAGTCAAATTCAGCGGCCTGTCCAATGATAATTGGGCCAGAGCCAATTACCATGATTTTTTTTACGTCAGTTCTTTGTGGCATGTTGTTCAACCTTTCTCTATTTTTGCACCTGATTTTGATCAATTAGGTTCATAAATTCATCAAACAAGTAGTCAGCATCGTGAGGACCAGGCGCAGCATCCGGGTGAAATTGAGCGGAAAAGGCTGGTAACGTCTTGTGCCGCAAGCCTTCCACACAATGATCATTAATTTCTTCTAAGAGCACCTGCAAATCCGTTTGCGCAACTGAATCCCGTTCTACCATGTATCCATGATTTTGCGATGTGAAGTCAATCCGACCAGTTTCTAGGTTTTTCACGGGATGATTGAAACCTCGGTGACCAAATTTCATTTTCGTAGTGGTAGCTCCGTTTGCTAGGGCAAACAGTTGGTGGCCCATGCAAATTCCTAATAAAGGATACTTTTGTTCCACGGTTCTAATCATTGCCAGGGTTTCTTCGGGCAATGCCGTTGGATCCCCTGGTCCGTTCGTTAGTAAAACTCCATCTGGATAAACGTCTTCCACGTCTTGCACCGTTGCCGTCGGTGGTAAGACAACCACGTCACAGTCTCGTTTGGACAGTTCTCGTAAAATGGAATACTTCAAACCAAAGTCAATCACCGCAATCCGCCGTCCTGTAGCTGGAGCAGAGTAAGCGTTGTGTGTTGCACTTTCTTCAATCGCATGAGGATTTCTCGACCATTGCTGGAGCTTAGCCATCGTTTGTTCGGTAACTTCGTTTACCAAGGCCACTTTCATTGCCCCTTGTTCCCGAATGTGTCGGGTCACAGCCCGCGTGTCAATGTCGCTAATTCCGGGAATGTCGTGCTGTGCTAAATAATCAGATAGAGACATCGTCATGCGCCAGTTAGTCGTCCGACGGGCAATTTCTCGCACCACGACACCTTTACAGGTCGGGACCTGCGATTCTAAGTTATCCCGGTTAACCCCGTAGTTACCGATTAACGGGTTCGTAAACATCAAAATTTCATCATTATAAGACTGGTCTGTAATGGATTGCTGATAACCAGACATTCCGGTACTAAAGACCAATTCCCCAACGCTATCACGACTGCCCCCAAAAGCCGTCCCGGTGTAAATCGTGCCGTCTTCTAAAACTAAATACCGTGCTGTCACAAGAAGTCCTCCCTTGTCATTTTGCAATAAAAAAAGCCACTCACCGTTCACCGGGAGTAGCTAAATTGAAGTCAAAATGATGTTAAACGTCAATTGGTTTCTCTCCGGAAACGATTAATTGATTGGAACCGTTCGCTAGTACTCGTTGCCTGATTAGTTTCACGGAACTAACTTACAAACAACTAATTACGTACTAGCTTATTTGATTATTTAATTTCTCTAAGCATATCATCACAGCTTAAAATGTCAAACATTGTTTTACTAAGAGGCCTGTTTGGTTTTGATCTTTTGGTAGTAGGTGGCCGCTTTGTGGGCATCAAATTCGTGTTCCGAACTGCCAATCACAACCGTTGCTAACGAATTGCCGACCACGTTCACGGCCGTCCGCCCCATGTCCACAAAACGGTCGATTCCAGCAATAAAGGTTAACCCTGACATGGGCACCCCAATGGTTGAAACGGTGGCTAATAATACCACGAATGATGCTCCGGGAACTCCAGCCATTCCCTTTGATGTAATCATCAACACAATCATCAGGGTAATTTGTTGCCCTAACGACAGGTGAATGTTGTAAGCCTGGGCTAAGAAAAGCGCCGCAATTGATTGGTAAATTGCAGAACCATCCAAGTTAAACGTGTACCCCGTGGGAATTACAAACGAGACAATCGAAGGACTCACCCCAAAGTGATCCATTTTTTCAATCATCTTGGGCATAACGGCTTCGGAACTAGCGGTAGAAAAGGCCAAGACAATCTCATTTTTAATGACAACCAATAATTCGTGCAGCTTAAAGTGACACAGGCGCGCCACAATTCCCATCACGATTAAGACAAAGAAAATCATGGTAAGGTATACCAATAACACAAAGTACCCCAACGGGAGTAAGGCTCCAATTCCAAGTTCTGCTAACGTAACTCCAATTAAGGCACAAACTCCAATGGGCGCTAAATGCATAACCCAGTTTGTAATTTTAAACATAACTTGGGAAACGGCGTTCATAAAGTCAACGATGACCTGCCCCCGTTCTCCAATGGCTGCCGTTCCTAATCCAAAGAAGACCGAGAAGACAATCACCGGCATCATGTCTCCCTTACTCAACGAGCCAAAGATATTAGTCGGAATTAAGCCAATTAACATTGACCAAAGGCCTTCGTTTTTAGAATGTTGGGCAGTAGATACATACTTACTAATGTCTACGGAAGAGTGCATAGCGTGAACGTTAATAAAAGAGCCCGGATGCGCTAGATTAGCCACCACTAATCCAATGATAATGGCAACGGTGGTCATTAATTCAAAGTAAATTAGAGTTTTGCCCCCAATTCGCCCCACCTTCTTAATGTCACCCATACTAGCAATCCCGACGGTTAAACACGAGACCACAATTGGCATAACAATCATTTGAATCAGGCTGATAAACATGGTTCCGATGCTCTGCATTGCGGTAATGGCCGTTTGGTTCTTATAAAACACGACCCCTAGGACAATCCCGAGCAATAGGCCTAACATAATTTGCCAGCCTAATGTAATCCGAAAAAAACGTTTCTCTTTCATCATTTGAGCTCCTTTATTCTGAACAATCATTTCGATTATACAACAGTTAGTTAGCTTTTCCAAAAGAGCATAAAAAAAGCACTTTCGAATTGCTTCGAAAGTGCCTTCCGGTTTGCGTGGCAACGTCCTATCCTCGCAGGGGGCGATCCCCCAACTACTTTTGGCGTGCTAAAGCTTAACTACTGTGTTCGGCATGGGAACAGGTGTATCCTTTAGGCTATCGCCACCACACTCTGAGTGAACTTCGTTCCCTCAAAACTAGCTAATATTATTTTCTTCCGATTTTACCACTGCTCTTTACTTGGTTAAGTCCTCGACTGATTAGTATTAGTCCGCTTCACGTATCGCTACGCTTCCACTTCTAACCTATCGACCTGATCATCTTTCAGGAGTCTTACTTCCATAAAGGAATGGGAAATCTCATCTTGAGGCGAGTTTCACACTTAGATGCTTTCAGCGTTTATCTCATCCATACATAGCTACTCAGCAGTGCGCCTGGCGGCGCAACTGATACACCAGCGGTATGTCCATCCCGGTCCTCTCGTACTAGGGACAGCTCCTCTCAAATTTCCTGCGCCCGCGACGGATAGGGACCGAACTGTCTCACGACGTTCTGAACCCAGCTCGCGTACCGCTTTAATGGGCGAACAGCCCAACCCTTGGGACCAACTACAGCCCCAGGATGCGATGAGCCGACATCGAGGTGCCAAACCTCCCCGTCGATGTGAACTCTTGGGGGAGATAAGCCTGTTATCCCCAGGGTAGCTTTTATCCGTTGAGCGATGGCCCTTCCATACGGTACCACCGGATCACTAAGTCCGACTTTCGTCCCTGCTCGACTAGTCAGTCTCGCAGTCAAGCTTGCTTCTGCCTTTACACTTACAGAATGATTTCCAACCATTCTAAGCAAACCTTTGAGCGCCTCCGTTACTATTTAGGAGGCGACCGCCCCAGTCAAACTGCCAACCAGACACTGTCTCCGAGCACGATTAGTGCTCAGGGTTAGAGTGTTCACATAGCAAGGGTAGTATCCCACGGGTGCCTCCACCGAGACTAGCGTCCCGGTTTCAATGGCTCCTACCTATCCTGTACAAGCTATGTAAACACCCAATATCAAGCTACAGTAAAGCTCCATGGGGTCTTTCCGTCCTGTCGCGGGTAACCTGCTTCTTCACAGGTATCTTAATTTCACCGAGTCTCTCGTTGAGACAGTACTCAAATCGTTACGCCTTTCGTGCGGGTCGGAACTTACCCGACAAGGAATTTCGCTACCTTAGGACCGTTATAGTTACGGCCGCCGTTTACTGGGGCTTCATTTCGAGGCGTCGCCGAAGCTAACCTTTCCACTTAACCTTCCAGCACCGGGCAGGCGTCAGCCCATATACTTCATCTTACGATTTTGCATAAACCTGTGTTTTTGATAAACAGTCGTTTGAGTCTCTTCACTGCGGCTGACCTGACGGTCAGCACCCCTTCTTCCGAAGTTACGGGGTCATTTTGCCGAGTTCCTTAACGAGAGTTCTCTCGCTCACCTGAGGATCCTCTCCTCGACTACCTGTGTCGGTTTGCGGTACGGGTAGTTAATTACTAACTAGAAGCTTTTCTCGGCAGCGTGACATCAGTTGCTTCTCTACTTTAATTTCGATCCTCATCAGCGCTTGTCAACCCGGTCAGAAGCATTTCACTCCTGACCTGACTTACGCTTTAAACATCCCTTTCCAACCGGATGCTCAACTTAGCCTTCTGCGTCCCTCCATCGTTCAAACATAATTAACTAGTACAGGAATCTCAACCTGTTATCCATCGCCTACGCTTCTCAGCCTCGGCTTAGGTCCCGACTAACCCTGGGTGGACGAGCCTTCCCCAGGAAACCTTAGTCATTCGGTGGACCAGATTCTCACTGGCCTTTCGCTACTCATACCGGCATTCTCACTTCTAAGCGCTCCAACAGTCCTTGCGGTCTGCCTTCATTGCCCTTAGAACGCTCTCCTATCACGCAACGTAGTTGCGTCCGCAGTCTCGGTAATATGCTTAGCCCCGGTAAATTTTCGGCGCAGAATCACTCGACTAGTGAGCTATTACGCACTCTTTAAATGGTGGCTGCTTCTGAGCCAACATCCTAGTTGTCTAAGCAACTCCACTTCCTTTTCCACTTAGCATATATTTAGGGACCTTAACTGGCGGTCTGGGCTGTTCCCCTTTCGACGATGGATCTTATCACTCATCGTCTGACTCCCGGACATAAATCAATGGTATTCGGAGTTTATCTGAACTCAGTAATCCAAGACGGACCCCTTGCTCAAACAGTGGCTCTACCTCCATGATTCTAATTCCGAGGCTAGCCCTAAAGCTATTTCGGAGAGAACCAGCTATCTCCAAGTTCGTTTGGAATTTCACCGCTATCCACACCTCATCCCAGCACTTTTCAACGTACACGGGTTCGGACCTCCGGTGCGTATTACCGCACTTTCATCCTGGACATGGATAGATCACCTGGTTTCGGGTCTACGGCAACATACTAATTCGCCCTCTTAAGACTCGCTTTCGCTGCGGCTCCGCTTTTTCGGCTTAACCTTGCATGCAACTGTAACTCGCCGGTTCATTCTACAAGAGGCACGCCATCACCCCTTAACGGGCTCTGACTGCTTGTAGGCACATGGTTGCAGGAACTATTTCACTCCCCTTCCGGGGTGCTTTTCACCTTTCCCTCACGGTACTGGTTCACTATCGGTCACTAGGGAGTATTTAGCCTTGGGAGATGGTCCTCCCGGATTCCGACGCCGTTTCACGTGTGGCGCCGTACTCAGGATCCTGAACTGAGGGAATTCAATTTCGCTTACGAGACTATCACTCTCTTTGGTGCAGCTTCCCAACTGCTTCAGCTATCGAATTCTTTTGTAACTCAAATGTTCAGTCCTACAACCCCGAACCACGAAGGTTCGGTTTGGGCTATTCCCAGTTCGCTCGCCGCTACTTTGGGAATCGAAATTTCTTTATCTTCCTGTGGGTACTTAGATGTTTCAGTTCCCCACGTTTACCTCTACGTAGCTATGAATTCACTACGCAGTGATTAGTCATCACACTAATCGAGTTTCCTCATTCGGAAATCTCCGGATCACAGCTTACTTACAGCTCCCCGAAGCATATCGGTGTTAGTTCCGTCCTTCATCGGCTCCTAGTACCAAGGCATTCACCATGCGCCCTTTCTAACTTAACCTATAATCCTACGGATTATAAATTATTGAGTTTAGCGATTAAACACATTAAAAAACTCAAATTACACAATGGTTTTCTCGGTTAAAATTATATCAATCAATATAATTCTTACAGAAAATAATATTATCTAGTTTTCAAAGAACCAAGTGGTACTAACTAATTAGTACCAATGGAGAATAGCGGGATCGAACCGCTGACCTCCTGCTTGCAAAGCAGGTGCTCTCCCAGCTGAGCTAATTCCCCAAAATTCAATTATCATGCCGAAACGTCGGCGATGGGCCTAAGTGGACTCGAACCACCGACCTCACGCTTATCAGGCGTGCGCTCTAAACCAGCTGAGCTATAGGCCCAAAAAGCGCAGATAGTAACTTATGAGAGCAGTTCTCTCAAAACTAAACAAGACTTTGATCGGTGTAAGGTTCCGTATTATTCCTTAGAAAGGAGGTGATCCAGCCGCAGGTTCTCCTACGGCTACCTTGTTACGACTTCACCCTAATCATCTGTCCCACCTTAGGCGGCGGACTCCAAAAGGTTATCCAACCGACTTTGGGTGTTACAAACTCTCATGGTGTGACGGGCGGTGTGTACAAGACCCGGGAACGTATTCACCGTGGCATGCTGATCCACGATTACTAGCGATTCCAACTTCATGCAGGCGAGTTGCAGCCTGCAATCCGAACTGAGAACGGCTTTAAGAGATTAGCTTGACCTCGCGGTTTCGCAACTCGTTGTACCGTCCATTGTAGCACGTGTGTAGCCCAGGTCATAAGGGGCATGATGATTTGACGTCATCCCCACCTTCCTCCGGTTTATCACCGGCAGTCTCTCTAGAGTGCCCAACTGAATGCTGGCAACTAAAGACAAGGGTTGCGCTCGTTGCGGGACTTAACCCAACATCTCACGACACGAGCTGACGACAACCATGCACCACCTGTCATTCTGCCCCCGAAGGGGACACCTAATCTCTTAGGCTAACAGAAGATGTCAAGACCTGGTAAGGTTCTTCGCGTAGCATCGAATTAAACCACATGCTCCACCGCTTGTGCGGGTCCCCGTCAATTCCTTTGAGTTTCAACCTTGCGGTCGTACTCCCCAGGCGGAATGCTTAATGCGTTAGCTTCGGCACTGGGAGGCGGAAACCTCTCAACACCTAGCATTCATCGTTTACGGCATGGACTACCAGGGTATCTAATCCTGTTTGCTACCCATGCTTTCGAGCCTCAGCGTCAGATACAGACTAGACAGCCGCCTTCGCCACTGGTGTTCCTTCATATATCTACGCATTTCACCGCTACACATGAAGTTCCACTGTCCTCTCCTGCACTCAAGTTTCCCAGTTTCCGATGCACTTCTTCGGTTAAGCCGAAGGCTTTCACATCAGACTTAAAAAACCGCCTGCGCTCGCTTTACGCCCAATAAATCCGGACAACGTTTGCCACCTACGTATTACCGCGGCTGCTGGCACGTAGTTAGCCGTGACTTTCTGGTTAGATACCGTCACGCCGTGAGCAGTTACTCTCACAGTCGTTCTTCTCTAACAACAGAGTTTTACGAGCCGAAACCCTTCTTCACTCACGCGGCGTTGCTCCATCAGACTTGCGTCCATTGTGGAAGATTCCCTACTGCTGCCTCCCGTAGGAGTATGGGCCGTGTCTCAGTCCCATTGTGGCAGATTACCCTCTCAGGTCTGCTACGTATCATCGCCTTGGTGAGCTATTATCTCACCAACTAGCTAATACGCCGCGGGTCCATCCAAAAGCACTAGCACCAAGGCCAGCTTTCAAACTAAAACCAGGCGGTTTTAGTTGTTATACGGTATTAGCATCTGTTTCCAG includes:
- a CDS encoding cation:dicarboxylate symporter family transporter, with protein sequence MKEKRFFRITLGWQIMLGLLLGIVLGVVFYKNQTAITAMQSIGTMFISLIQMIVMPIVVSCLTVGIASMGDIKKVGRIGGKTLIYFELMTTVAIIIGLVVANLAHPGSFINVHAMHSSVDISKYVSTAQHSKNEGLWSMLIGLIPTNIFGSLSKGDMMPVIVFSVFFGLGTAAIGERGQVIVDFMNAVSQVMFKITNWVMHLAPIGVCALIGVTLAELGIGALLPLGYFVLLVYLTMIFFVLIVMGIVARLCHFKLHELLVVIKNEIVLAFSTASSEAVMPKMIEKMDHFGVSPSIVSFVIPTGYTFNLDGSAIYQSIAALFLAQAYNIHLSLGQQITLMIVLMITSKGMAGVPGASFVVLLATVSTIGVPMSGLTFIAGIDRFVDMGRTAVNVVGNSLATVVIGSSEHEFDAHKAATYYQKIKTKQAS
- the carB gene encoding carbamoyl-phosphate synthase large subunit; its protein translation is MPQRTDVKKIMVIGSGPIIIGQAAEFDYSGTQACLALKELGYEVVLVNSNPATIMTDREVADEVYIEPLTLEFVARVLRKERPDAILPTLGGQQGLNMAKELSDAGILDELQVQLLGTDLAAINEAEDREQFRDLMQQLGEPVPESTIATTTEQALAFADQHGYPVIVRPAFTMGGTGGGIAHNEEQLQEIAANGLDLSPVTQVLIEQSIAGYKEIEFEVMRDHADNAMVVCNMENFDPVGIHTGDSIVFAPTQTLSDDEVQMLRDAALRIIRALKIEGGCNVQLALDPNSMHYYVIEVNPRVSRSSALASKATGYPIARIAAKIAVGLNLDEIMNPVTGTTYAEFEPALDYVVCKIPRWPFDKFTQADRHLGTQMKATGEVMAIDRTVEGSILKAVRSLDIDQKDLANPELEQLSQVELEEGLVNAHDDRLFYLYEAFRRGYTIEQLADLTKIHIFFLDKLLHIFEISQELAAHSGDVATLKMAKRYGFSDETIAKLWKSDADSIRAQRLENGLVPVYKMVDTCAGEFESQTPYFYSTYEWENESQVSAKPSVLVLGSGPIRIGQGVEFDYATVHSVEAIKKAGYEAIIMNNNPETVSTDASISDKLYFEPLTVEEVLNVIDLEQPLGVVVQFGGQTAINLAEPLAEHGVKVLGTSVSDVNRAEDRDEFDQVIKKLGIPQPVGGTATDPEAALQIADQIGYPVLVRPSYVLGGRAMEIVRRREDLENYMKNAVRVSHDHPVLIDQYLTGKECEVDAISDGETVLIPGIMEHIERAGVHSGDSMAVYPSQTLSAHVKNQIVQYTEQLALELNCVGLMNIQFVVHNDQAYVIEVNPRASRTVPFLSKVTGIPMAQVATRAILGESLASQGYQSGLAPEGQLVHVKAPVFSFSKLNDVDTLLGPEMKSTGEVMGSDRTFPKALYKAFEAAKLHVPNHGRVLLTVKDDDKEETAQLAKRFADLGYQILATPGTAKSFAEHQIPVQEVGKVGEDHDLLEMLLDKQIQMVVNTVSNTQGSERDGAMIRSAAIADGVPLFTSLDTVSAILQMLEDQSFTTQSL
- a CDS encoding carbamoyl phosphate synthase small subunit; its protein translation is MTARYLVLEDGTIYTGTAFGGSRDSVGELVFSTGMSGYQQSITDQSYNDEILMFTNPLIGNYGVNRDNLESQVPTCKGVVVREIARRTTNWRMTMSLSDYLAQHDIPGISDIDTRAVTRHIREQGAMKVALVNEVTEQTMAKLQQWSRNPHAIEESATHNAYSAPATGRRIAVIDFGLKYSILRELSKRDCDVVVLPPTATVQDVEDVYPDGVLLTNGPGDPTALPEETLAMIRTVEQKYPLLGICMGHQLFALANGATTTKMKFGHRGFNHPVKNLETGRIDFTSQNHGYMVERDSVAQTDLQVLLEEINDHCVEGLRHKTLPAFSAQFHPDAAPGPHDADYLFDEFMNLIDQNQVQK